The sequence below is a genomic window from Sphingomonas crusticola.
CGTAATCATAACCGTCCCAGTGGCTGATTTCGGAATTGGCCCGCGCCATGCGCGCCTCCACCACATTCTTGTCGTCGGTACCGCGTGTAAGCAGGCGCCGCTCGAGCTCGTCGACCGACGGCGGCAGGATGAAGACGCGCACGACGTCGCCGCCGGCCTGCTGGTAAAGTTGCTGCGCGCCCTGCCAATCAATGTCGAACAGCACATCGCGGCCTTCGGCCAGCATCGCCTCGACCGGAGCGCGCGGCGTGCCGTAGCGATGATCGAAGACGTGCGCCCATTCCATCAGCTCGCCGTCGCCGACCATGTCCTTGAAGGTCGGCACATCCACGAAATGATAATCGCGCCCATCGACTTCGCCGGGGCGGATCGGCCTGGTAGTTACCGAGACTGAAAGTTCTATGTCCTTGTCTTCGGCGAGCAACATGCGCGCGATCGTGGATTTGCCCGCGCCGGACGGCGACGACAGAACGAACAGGACACCGCGGCGATGGAGACCAGGAAGAGGCATGGCCGCTCTTGGCTTTGCCGCGCCGGAAGGTCAACGTGCGGCATGGATGAAGCCCACCCTGCTATTCGCTTTAATGTGGCCGCGGCCGCGATCGCGATTGCCCTGATCCTTGCCGCCGCGGCCGCGACGTTGCTGGCGATGGGGCGGCCGCCGATCTGCACCTGCGGGCATGTCGCCCTGTGGCACGGTGCGATCGACGCCGGGAACAGCCA
It includes:
- the gmk gene encoding guanylate kinase produces the protein MPLPGLHRRGVLFVLSSPSGAGKSTIARMLLAEDKDIELSVSVTTRPIRPGEVDGRDYHFVDVPTFKDMVGDGELMEWAHVFDHRYGTPRAPVEAMLAEGRDVLFDIDWQGAQQLYQQAGGDVVRVFILPPSVDELERRLLTRGTDDKNVVEARMARANSEISHWDGYDYVLINDDVQACFAQVRHILIAERLRRSRQTGLIGFVRKLMTPKNG